In one window of Maribacter sp. BPC-D8 DNA:
- a CDS encoding NAD(P)-dependent oxidoreductase, translated as MKFGIIRERKNPPDKRVVLSPKACQKVLNTYTKAEIIVEPSPIRAYADDAYKALGVSVADEMNACEVLLGVKEVPIDNLIPNKKYFFFSHTIKKQPYNRDLLQAILEKNIEMYDHEVITNKQEQRVVAFGRYAGIVGAYNGFRAYGLKFGLFQLPKANDLEDQEALINELKKLRLPAIKVLLTGRGRVGNGAREMLDGMGIRRVNVTEYLEETFNEPVYCQIDAGEYNKRKDGVRGNKADFFANPEEYKSNFFRFAKVSDFYIAGHYFGQGSPYLFTREDAKHEDFKIQVVADVSCDIDGPVASTIRPSTIAEPIYGYHPESESEADFTNADAIAVMAVDNLPCELPRDASEGFGEAFIKNVIPAFFNNDKDGVLERARMTQNGKLTERYAYLQDYVDGKE; from the coding sequence ATGAAGTTCGGAATCATCAGAGAACGTAAGAATCCACCAGATAAGCGTGTAGTTCTATCTCCAAAAGCATGTCAAAAAGTCTTAAACACATATACTAAGGCTGAAATTATTGTAGAACCTTCGCCTATTAGAGCGTATGCCGATGATGCCTATAAAGCTTTAGGTGTATCTGTAGCCGATGAGATGAATGCTTGCGAGGTGCTACTTGGAGTTAAAGAGGTGCCTATTGATAATTTAATTCCGAATAAAAAGTACTTTTTCTTTTCACATACTATTAAAAAGCAACCTTATAATAGAGACTTGCTTCAAGCTATATTAGAGAAGAATATTGAAATGTACGACCATGAGGTAATTACCAACAAGCAAGAACAACGCGTTGTTGCCTTTGGTAGATACGCTGGTATCGTTGGTGCCTATAACGGATTTCGTGCATACGGACTCAAATTTGGTTTGTTTCAATTACCAAAAGCCAATGATTTAGAAGATCAAGAAGCTTTAATAAATGAACTTAAAAAATTAAGATTACCTGCAATCAAAGTACTACTTACCGGTAGAGGTAGAGTGGGTAATGGGGCTCGAGAAATGCTAGACGGTATGGGAATAAGAAGGGTGAATGTTACTGAATATTTAGAAGAGACATTCAATGAGCCTGTATATTGCCAAATTGATGCTGGGGAATATAACAAACGTAAAGACGGAGTTCGTGGTAATAAAGCCGACTTTTTTGCGAACCCTGAGGAATATAAATCTAACTTTTTCAGATTTGCGAAGGTGAGTGATTTCTATATTGCAGGTCATTATTTTGGTCAAGGGTCTCCGTATCTTTTTACCCGTGAGGATGCCAAGCATGAAGATTTCAAAATTCAAGTTGTTGCCGATGTAAGTTGTGATATTGACGGTCCGGTAGCTTCTACCATTCGCCCCTCAACAATTGCAGAACCCATTTACGGATATCACCCAGAATCAGAATCTGAAGCGGATTTTACAAATGCAGATGCGATTGCTGTTATGGCAGTTGATAATTTGCCGTGCGAACTGCCTAGAGATGCAAGTGAAGGTTTTGGTGAAGCTTTTATAAAAAATGTAATTCCTGCTTTCTTTAATAACGACAAAGACGGAGTTCTAGAAAGAGCGAGAATGACACAAAATGGGAAGCTTACCGAGCGTTATGCATACTTGCAAGATTATGTTGATGGTAAAGAATAA
- a CDS encoding MBL fold metallo-hydrolase, giving the protein MNIEQIYTGCLAQGAYYIESDGEVAIIDPLREVSPYIKRAENDNAKIKYIFETHFHADFVSGHVTLSKETGAPIIYGPTANPSFDAIIAEDGQEFKLGKITFKVLHTPGHTMESTTYLLRDENGKDHAIFSGDTLFLGDVGRPDLAQKSADMTQEQLAGTLFDSLRTKIMPLADDVIVYPAHGAGSACGKNMMKETVDTLGNQKNMNYALRADMTKEEFVKEVTDGLLPPPKYFPLNVKMNKEGYEDIGDVLDRGNVELSPDEFEKAANDTEALVLDVRHQDEFVKGHIPRSIFIGLNGDFAPWVGDLIADTKQPLLLVIPEGKEEEAITRLSRVGFDSAIGYLKGGIEAWQAAGKEIDQITSITSSEAKTLIDKGNIGVFDVRKDGEYQSEHLVGAVHTPLSELNKHLSEFPEKGEFLVHCAGGYRSVIASSILKSRGIHNLIDVKGGYGALKNEDLEKTDYVCPTTL; this is encoded by the coding sequence ATGAATATAGAACAGATATATACAGGTTGTTTGGCTCAAGGGGCATATTACATTGAGAGTGATGGTGAAGTTGCTATAATTGACCCATTGAGAGAGGTGAGTCCGTATATCAAAAGAGCAGAAAACGACAATGCAAAAATCAAGTATATATTTGAAACTCATTTTCATGCAGATTTTGTAAGTGGACATGTAACGCTTTCAAAAGAAACTGGTGCGCCGATAATTTATGGTCCTACAGCAAATCCTTCTTTCGATGCTATTATTGCCGAAGACGGACAAGAATTTAAATTGGGTAAGATTACATTCAAGGTGTTGCATACACCAGGGCACACGATGGAAAGTACTACCTATTTATTGAGAGATGAAAATGGTAAAGACCATGCTATCTTTTCTGGAGACACTTTGTTTTTAGGTGATGTTGGTAGACCAGATCTAGCTCAGAAATCTGCAGACATGACGCAAGAGCAATTGGCAGGTACGTTGTTCGATAGTTTACGTACTAAAATTATGCCGTTGGCAGATGATGTTATTGTTTATCCGGCTCACGGTGCAGGTTCTGCCTGTGGTAAGAATATGATGAAAGAGACGGTCGATACCTTGGGTAATCAGAAGAATATGAATTACGCTCTTAGAGCAGATATGACCAAAGAAGAATTTGTAAAAGAAGTAACCGATGGTCTGTTGCCGCCACCTAAGTATTTTCCTTTAAATGTAAAAATGAATAAGGAAGGATATGAAGATATTGGTGATGTACTAGATCGCGGTAATGTTGAATTATCTCCCGATGAATTTGAAAAGGCAGCTAACGATACGGAAGCTTTGGTGTTAGATGTAAGACATCAAGACGAATTTGTAAAAGGTCATATACCAAGATCAATATTTATCGGACTTAATGGTGATTTTGCGCCGTGGGTGGGTGATTTAATTGCTGATACCAAACAACCTTTGTTATTGGTGATACCTGAAGGAAAAGAAGAAGAAGCAATTACAAGATTATCGCGTGTTGGTTTTGATTCTGCCATAGGATATTTAAAAGGCGGAATTGAAGCTTGGCAAGCAGCAGGCAAGGAGATTGACCAAATAACTTCTATTACTTCATCTGAAGCCAAAACCCTTATTGATAAAGGAAATATTGGTGTTTTTGATGTTCGTAAAGATGGCGAATACCAAAGTGAACATTTGGTAGGTGCCGTTCATACTCCGTTGAGCGAGTTGAACAAGCATTTATCTGAATTTCCAGAAAAGGGAGAATTTTTAGTGCATTGTGCTGGCGGATACCGTTCTGTTATCGCATCATCTATTTTAAAGAGTCGCGGAATCCATAATCTTATTGATGTAAAAGGTGGATACGGAGCACTTAAAAATGAAGATTTAGAGAAGACAGATTATGTTTGTCCGACCACTTTATAA
- a CDS encoding exonuclease domain-containing protein: MYTIIDIETTGNGIKGNRITEISIFKYDGHEVVDEFTSLVNPECPIPAFITGLTGIDDNMVRNAPLLEELIPQIVEITKDTIFVAHSVNFDYNVIKNEFKLLGHDFSRKKLCTVRLSRKLLPGYNSYSLGKLTAALGIPLTDRHRARGDAHATVLLFHKLLRAENADTVFKQFLNSKSQEATLPPGLPKEEYLKLPTTAGVYYFKDSKGKIIYVGKAKNIKKRVLGHFYDKKTKEITLCAETTSLDFEETGNELIALLKESAEIKHHYPKYNSAQKRSIQQYGIFTYEDRNGIIHLAFNKIKMTPNPVAICYSPTAARQYLETLCSTFELCPKYCHLQENVAVCSHYKIKQCIGICSDLDMVAAYNQRVQEALQSIKDVEATVVIKTNGRTMDENGFVIIKENNYAGYGFAPTDVTIAQIEDLEMFITPQKNTLETQRIVESYVRNNPTAVFAL; the protein is encoded by the coding sequence TTGTATACGATAATTGACATAGAAACTACCGGAAACGGTATAAAGGGTAACCGAATTACCGAAATTTCCATTTTCAAATATGATGGTCACGAAGTAGTAGATGAGTTTACTTCTTTGGTGAATCCGGAATGTCCGATACCTGCTTTTATTACCGGACTCACAGGTATTGACGATAACATGGTACGAAATGCCCCGTTATTAGAAGAACTGATTCCGCAGATTGTAGAAATTACCAAAGACACCATTTTTGTAGCCCACAGTGTCAATTTCGATTATAACGTCATCAAAAACGAGTTTAAATTATTGGGCCATGATTTCTCTAGAAAGAAACTATGTACCGTTCGTTTATCAAGAAAATTATTACCTGGCTACAATTCATACAGCTTAGGTAAATTAACGGCTGCCTTAGGTATTCCTTTAACCGATAGACACCGAGCCAGAGGTGATGCCCATGCCACGGTACTTTTATTTCACAAATTACTGAGAGCCGAAAATGCCGATACTGTTTTTAAACAATTCTTGAATTCAAAATCTCAAGAAGCTACTTTACCACCTGGGTTACCAAAAGAAGAATATTTAAAACTACCAACTACTGCGGGTGTGTATTACTTTAAAGACAGTAAGGGTAAAATTATTTATGTTGGTAAAGCCAAGAACATTAAAAAAAGAGTGCTTGGTCATTTTTACGACAAAAAAACAAAAGAGATTACCCTTTGTGCAGAAACTACGTCATTAGATTTTGAGGAGACCGGTAATGAACTCATTGCCTTACTAAAAGAATCTGCCGAGATTAAACACCACTACCCTAAATACAACAGTGCGCAAAAAAGATCTATTCAACAATACGGCATATTTACCTACGAAGACCGAAACGGCATTATACACCTTGCGTTCAATAAAATAAAGATGACTCCGAATCCGGTTGCTATTTGTTATAGTCCGACCGCAGCCAGACAGTATTTAGAAACCCTGTGCAGTACTTTTGAGCTTTGCCCTAAGTATTGCCATCTACAAGAAAATGTGGCAGTATGCTCGCATTACAAAATCAAACAATGCATAGGTATTTGTTCTGACCTAGATATGGTAGCAGCATATAACCAACGCGTACAAGAAGCCTTACAAAGCATAAAAGATGTAGAAGCTACAGTTGTTATTAAAACCAACGGCAGAACTATGGACGAAAACGGATTTGTAATCATCAAAGAAAACAATTATGCTGGTTACGGCTTCGCCCCTACCGATGTTACCATAGCACAAATTGAAGATCTTGAAATGTTCATTACGCCACAAAAAAATACGCTGGAAACCCAGCGTATTGTTGAAAGCTATGTAAGAAATAATCCTACTGCCGTATTTGCATTATAA
- a CDS encoding response regulator: MKIDTVCIIDDDPICVYGTKILLNHNNFVSANILVYEDGFEALNNLTSLLKNGQKMPDIILLDLNMPVMNGWEFLDKFQKLSFGNKPQVYIVSSHFDQSEIKKGRSYDLVRDFVSKPLIAKNLNDIITMSKIAV; encoded by the coding sequence ATGAAAATTGACACAGTTTGTATTATAGACGACGACCCCATTTGTGTTTATGGCACTAAAATTCTTTTGAATCACAATAACTTTGTGAGTGCAAATATTCTAGTCTATGAAGATGGTTTTGAGGCTTTGAACAATTTAACTTCGCTTCTAAAAAACGGACAGAAAATGCCTGATATTATATTACTAGATTTAAATATGCCAGTAATGAATGGATGGGAATTTTTGGACAAATTTCAAAAACTAAGCTTTGGTAACAAACCACAGGTATACATTGTGAGTTCTCACTTTGATCAATCTGAAATTAAAAAAGGAAGAAGTTATGACTTGGTTCGCGATTTTGTATCAAAACCTTTAATTGCTAAAAATTTGAATGATATTATTACTATGAGTAAAATAGCAGTATAA